A segment of the Panacibacter ginsenosidivorans genome:
ACCTGATACTTCTGCATGCACCAGGAATTTATACACAGTCTCTGTTTTCCAGTTAAACTTTAAATAACTATGACCGCCGGAACCCTCACCACCAAAGGGTTCTGAAAGAATGTCATTACTGCCGTTCTTCAATAATTTTACGGCGTACTCAGAAGGAATTTCAGTTGGGTTATCTGTGTTGTAATTACTCCATACTGCAAAAAGAATTCTTCTTTCTGTTGGTGAATTTACCTGTATGCCAAAGTACCCACCATTAAAACCATTTACCATATAATATGCATTCAGGTTATCATAACCTGCCGGAACTTTTATTTCATTGTAAAACCATTCTACTTCATCACCTTCCTGTATTTTGTATCTTAAATGCGTAGAGGCCGCACCGCGATACTCACTCTTATTATACTTTAAACCTTCTGTTGCATCGCCTGATAAAACAAAAGAAGCAACATCAGGAAAATAAACACCACTCTTCTTTACACCCTGCATATCTATATGCACATACCCTGTTTCATTAATATCAAACATTCCGATGCTGATATTTTTAAAGTCTGCTGATTTTGGAATACTTACTTCAGTTTTTTTATTTCCAATACTAACGGATATAATACTATTTCCAACAGGCGATCTTGCATTGATGCTTATATTCACTTTTCCTTTTGTTGTAAACAATGCATATGTTTTGATAACCTGTTTTTCTGAAGACCATTTATGTAAACCTGTTTCATCAATTACTACACTGTCACTTACATCTGCAACTGGCGTTACATAACCATTGTTAAAAAGCGTTACTACATTATTGCGGGAAATATTTGTAATACTTTTTGTTTTTGCACATAGAGCAGTTGAAATAAAAAATAACAGTGGAATAAATTTCATGCAAGTGGTTTATAAAATTTAATTTATTAAAATAATATTTTTGTGACAAACAGTAGTATTTCATAGCATCTTCGTTGCGTCGCACTCTTGTACCTTTTATCAATGCTCAACAAAGTGCAAGGCGTACAAGTGAGTGACACAACCGAAGCTTAATAGCAGCAATACAGCTAAGTACAAAAATTATTTACCGTATCCTTCTATCTTTATTACATAAGCATACGGCGCTTTTATTTTATTAGGATCATAATCAGGTAACGTTACTTCTACATTATTGCCTGTTTGTTTCCACGTAAGTT
Coding sequences within it:
- a CDS encoding DUF3472 domain-containing protein; the encoded protein is MKFIPLLFFISTALCAKTKSITNISRNNVVTLFNNGYVTPVADVSDSVVIDETGLHKWSSEKQVIKTYALFTTKGKVNISINARSPVGNSIISVSIGNKKTEVSIPKSADFKNISIGMFDINETGYVHIDMQGVKKSGVYFPDVASFVLSGDATEGLKYNKSEYRGAASTHLRYKIQEGDEVEWFYNEIKVPAGYDNLNAYYMVNGFNGGYFGIQVNSPTERRILFAVWSNYNTDNPTEIPSEYAVKLLKNGSNDILSEPFGGEGSGGHSYLKFNWKTETVYKFLVHAEVSGADKTIYTGYYFAPENNEWRMIASWEKPKTGGKLLSGLYSFVENFSDNGNDAFKAYYGNQWIKTKQQQWKELTQCTLTTTASEEKHQRYDWGGGSEDGWFYMFSGGFNQVGVSKSKDVFTRPAKGIAPEIDKLP